The Ipomoea triloba cultivar NCNSP0323 chromosome 13, ASM357664v1 genomic interval GGCTTAAGACTGATGTGGTGGCTAGACCGGGATATGGTCCCCGAATGTGTTCTCTCCGCTGTAGGTAACATAGAGAAACCCATCTTCGTCCTTCTTCTCATCGTAAATTGCAGACATGATTGCCCCTGAAAATGGAAATGAGCAGAAGCACAGTCTCGTCATCAATGTTGTAGAAGGCGCTGGTCGGGCGAcccaagtaataataataagaaaaacagcACACCCAGAAAaaacacacagacacacactcAGCCGAGTTGGCCGACTCGAGCTCCTAGTTTGACCGACATAGGCACCGAGTTGGCCTAGTCGGGCGCCTAGGCCAACTAATTGGCCGGCCGACTAATGTTGGCCTAAGGGTAAAATCCCATCAGCCTAGGGGCGCCCAACGCTTAATCAGCACCTAGgccaatttttgcaacagtgcttgTCATCAGATTTCTGTAGATTAAATTACATGGCATACAACTAGTCCACTACTTCTAATGGTTATAGAAACTATTAGAGGGACGGTTAAAGTTTTATCACGTACCCGTTGGTGGAAGCACATTGTCAACAAATATGAAAATTGCTTTCTCCGCACTCAATTTGATTCTTTTGCGAATAACATAAACAAACTGCCCTACTGTCAAGTCAGCTGGGACGAGATACCTGTAATTTTGCCCGTCAGACAACTGAGAATATCTCAACCCTCACATATGAAATACAACCATGCTAAAAGAGATAAGACAAATCGGGAGAGAGAGCCTCCATGATGATGTAACGTTCAAGTGACTAAGTAGTGGCACGGAGTGAAGAAGCAAAAGTATGCAACTTTACAGTAGACAAGCTTCTCGAGGCATTCGCTTTCTTTAACAATCTAATTCTCACTTTGTTGCGAGTATGCTTGTACTCGACATGCCTTTATTCTCTAGCATAGATAAAATATGCCTTCTTCAGAGCATTAATGCCCTTGACAAGTGAAAAAACATCAAACTACAACAGAAATCAGAGTTCTCTATTCTTAAAGTTGCTTTCCCATATCGGTCTTTGTTATAATCTAAAGATTGGGCCGAggtcactcaactgggctataatgcataTGGGCCACAAACCAGACTAAACGACTGAAAGTGTTCTCTATTCTTAAAGTTGCTTTCCCATATCGATCTTTGTTATAGTCTAAGATTGGGCCGAggtcactcaactgggctataatgcacatggtcCAAAGTGTCAAACCACACTAAAGACTGAATCTAATCAATTAGTGAGTCTAACCCATGTCCTTATAAACCCgtatgttctctcttatatttttaaTGCGGGACTGTTAACAGTCTTTTATAACCACACTGGATTAAAGGTGCTGATTGGCAAGAATATCAAATTGCCTTTCTCAAAGTCCTCATGCAATAACTATCTGGCAATAGTCAACTAGTACAGAAATCATAattctctttttccttttcttgctcCCCCCTTGTCCATTGATGTTTTATAACCAAATCCAATGAGTTAATATTTCTATATCTACATTCAACGAGAAACTATTTCCATAATTAGATTCAATGAGTTACTATTTCTATATCAAGATGCAATGAATAATAATGAATTCACCGCCCTGAAACTCAAAGGAACTTCCATGACTCTAGAGTAGAAATACATAAAAATGCAGATAGAAGCCAGTAATGTAGAAGTAAGGCTTACTTTTTCTTGTCAATGTTAGGAATATCACTTCTTTCTGCCTTCTCAACAATCACCTTCGCAGCACAGAAACAGATTTGTATAAGAAATAGTAATACATATCAGATTATTTCTAGGGAAGTATGAGATAGCAAGGTTACTATGGATAAAATTGACACCCTACTCAAAATGTATAATTACATTTACTACTTAAAAAACTATTCTAATTTCACAGCCAAAGAAATACACAAACAGAGGCTACACCTGGTGTAGGCACAAACCTTGATCGTTACAGGGAAACATCTGAACACAGGCAAGATTCTTTAACGTTCAAAGATATTCTGATATTCATGCTACTTACTTTTGTAATCAGTAGTAATAGTATAATGAATTTAACTAGTTAGAAATTGTCATAAGTCATGCACTGTTGATTGATATACATATACTTAATTAAGGAATCGATGTTGTAGAACGCACTAGGCACTAGTCGGGCGCCCGGgggcacctagcgcctaggtggccgagtaataataataagaaaaacagcacaccaacaaaaaaaaaacattcagcCGAGTTGGCCGACTAgggcgcctaggccgcctagtcaaTCGACTAATTACCAACTAATGTCGGCCTAAAGGTAAAATCCCCTcggcctaggggcgcctaggtggatttttgcaacaatgaaTTGAAAAGTGGTGATAAATTAGCATCACAGTAGAGGAAATGGTTTCTAGTTCCAGACATTTCTAAGAGAGTGAAGTTTCACTACTTGGGAACAAGCTTTGATTGATCTCGCCAAAAACAAAGCTTAAACAGCCTCAGTTGTACCCAAAAGAGGATGTCACATCAGTCTGGTGGTTTCTCAATATCATGATGCTTCAAATAGAACCGACCTGAGAAGTCAACTATTTCTCTTGCTATTTTACCAGTTACAAAACAAAGCCAAGACAAATAGTTCCATGGCAACAAACCAGACAACTTATGGAAAGTATATTAAAAGAAAACCCAAACAAATTTACCCAATTCACACACATTTTACTCAcaatgaaccaaacaataaaaatacaagaatCCTGCAACACATCATCCAAAACACAGCTTCTTTTTTCTTACCCTCAGTAAAGATGGTACAAACAATGTAATATCATCTTATAAATTGAAATAGTACTCTGGtttaaaacttgtttactaCAGTAGATTACAGGAACGATCTGTTCTATTTCAAGGGAATTAATTTAAACTGCAAAGGGCAGTCCATGAAACACCCACTAAGCAGAAATACAGTCACAAATTTTATAGTGTGTAATAAACAGCTGTATATACTTAAACACATACTTCAATCTTCAAGAGTGGGtaccaaattttcaaaaaaataaaaaataaaaaaaataaaaaaagagtgGGTACCAAATTGCAGCCTAAGAAAAAAGACCAAATTAAACTCAACTCAAGAAGCTATAACCCAAAATTTGAAGGGATTTTTGAGAAATCATCATCAATGATCAAAACCAGAAGTAACAATTCATTGCAACAAATCATGAAGATGCACTCTCACCGGAATTCTATCTGGGTATTTTTCCCTAATCCTAGCCGCCTCAGCACGCCTCTTCACTGAAATACTCAAAACACACACTCAGAAATTCAATACTATCAACGCCAATCCctttggtgaaaaaaaaaatatttataaaaaaaaaaaaaagagtacaaaCCAAGATCATGCTCTTGCTTGAATGAACTCCTTGCCATCCCACCTACAAATTACAACCCAAAATAGTAACTTTCAATCAGTTTCACATGCCAAACCCCCAACCCAACCAAATCTTCTACTGAATTTAGCGCAAATACAAATTTCGATATTGAAATTAAATACTTCCCAAACAATTGATCAAACCAATCAATCACACAAATGAATAaaatccatactttatcaataTCCCTacagaacaaaacaaaataaaatacaaacaaGAAGATAAATAAAATCACAGCCATCGCACCTTCTTGAAAATAATGAACGGTTgggaaagggaaaaaggaaagaTAAAGAAACGGGACGACGAGTAGATTGAGGTTGATTGAACAATGGGTTTGTATTTTCTTTGACGACctcaataaataaatgtaatttATTCCATAATCTTTAATCATTATCCATCTTTTCTAGTATGTACACGAGATGCTTGCGTAGCCTCGCGTGTACTTAGCAGAAGTCGACTTCAAGCCAAATATTTGTAACTAGTTCGTATATTCTTCAAGcaagtatatattattaggaaaatccgataatataatctatatctatactctatatactatatactatactatatataaaaacattatcctcctcccaattttcccgcccaaacttagtggcattttagtaaaattatttattttattcatttattaatttattaattattcatatatatttattcataaaatctcAGTTGCTAAAATATaccaatttcattcacctataatattattatgataatatggtaatgtggtaaatattaattggtgatatattggtaatctctctctctctaattgatagaaaatgaaaaaggaaacgggataataataataataataataataataataatataactctgatgcatatttgtgtctTAATTGTtacctaattgatagaaaatgaaaaaaggaaacggaaatcactaattgactataaataaataaaaaaagatccctaattgattgaaaatgacaaagaaaacagaaattaattattaatactagaaaatgaaaattaaaaaaggaaatggGAATTACTAATTgaatgcaaataaaaaaaaaggatatctacgccatgcctataaaatgataggaccaAACTTGGGCTTGCATTCCCCCTGCGCAGTActcaagagattcaagaattggatTCTCTCTCTAAAGTTTTTCCAATAATGGTGGATTCTCTCTCTAAAGTTTTTCCAATAATGGTGGATCGCTATCGTCATTCCCGGACTAGGTCGCCGTCgccattaacatttccattggTCTGTATTCTCTCCCGGTtttctttctaatttctaagtttctcacatgtatgcatatgtttattagcacATCTTCCGTGTCTAGGAATTTCAAAACCGAATATAAACTGTGCCACAAAGTTGGACAAAGCTCATGTGTATCCAACTTGGGGATGGAATTTTGAACAACAATATCTTCGTAAATTCTCTCCTGtgtattttttcaattcttatttcaaatttatccatacacatatataatttggtTGTGTGCTTGCAAGAAATGTTTTCATATATTGGTTCTTTGAATTCGTCCACACTCAAGTATGAATGCAAAAccaactttatatatttatttattattattaagttgtTCAATCGGTTTGTGATGAATACGTACGTGTAATTGTGGCAGGAAATTGCAGAAGTGATATTTTATAGTCCTCAGATGCTATAAAAGTCCTAAGAAAGTATTAGAATCTAGCCATGAATGGGAGACTAATGAAGattgaagttgtagaggttttaattttcaattccacaATTTAAGATGACTCTTTTTATGTAAGagataataattcaatattcatAAAGAATGTTAAATGTCAATACATACGTAGATCAATTTATGCCTTTGTTCTAATCAATTTCACAGCATGCATTATACCTAACTGTACTACAGCATAAGACAAATTAaacactcacacacacatatacttGATGGCagtagggatgtcaacgggacagggcggggacggggaatggggtccccgtccccgtccccaaaATCCCTCCCCATTCCCCGTCCTCGCCCCGCAGCCGCTATTCCCGGCCAACAGTCGCGCCGGCAGACTGCTAGCGGACCTCGGATTCGGTTGCCTCTGCTGCCTCTAAGAAGATCAAGCTCAGCCTAAAGGCCAACTCTGACGATAGTGTCGTCAAAGGGAAGTTCAACATCTTCAACTGGTTGGAGCGTGTAATCTTCCCCTAGGATCGAATGTTCTTGGAGGGGACTAACACTATCTTGCTTCTCCAATCGGTAACTTTCCATAACTACTGGgtaatcttctttcttttccatACTTCACTTTATTTCCTTAAGTCTAACCCTTGCTACCTTTTCAAGCAAAAATGGCTCATGTCGAGCTTCGCAGCCGAATTAAGCCGCTGATAGCGGACTTGGAGCCCCTCAAGTCGATCAAGGCGGCCACTCTAAAGAGATTAAAGGCTTGAACTCGAAAAATGCCAAGTTGGAGGCCGCTGTGGACAAGGAGCGGAAGAACGCCGAGGGTTTGGCTCTGGAAAAGTCATGTGCTTGGGAGGACGCAATGGTGGAGTATAAAGAGTGGAAGCTTTTCGGGAGGAGGTGATGGCCCAAGCTCGTTTGAGCCTGAAAGAGTTAGCCAAAGAATAGCTAGCTACTCTAGAGGGGAAGCTATTCCAGACTGACATCAGGGAGGAAGATTATCACGCCAGCTATCATGATGCTCAAAAGGAGATCTATGAAGTCCTTAAATCTCAAGATCCAGCTTTTTCTCCCAAGAAAAGAGGTTTTCTGGCTTGTCTGCCCGACTTTATGCCTAGGTCGGGCGTTCCAACTACCCCCGTACGTACCCAGGGGATTGTACCCCGGTTCCCACGCTAACAGAGGTGGGCCAAGGGGATACGGTCGTTTTAGAGGAAGAAGACCAGTCGGCTGCTCTTCAGCTCAACCGTCTTCACTCTAGGAGCTCTGACCTGATCAACAGAAGGCGAGGAGGTTGAAGTCCCTCAGTCTGACGCCTGATCAACCCAGCTACTTCACTTTTACCTTTTTTCTCGCCCTATAATAGCAATATGGCGTTTTGAATTAATGAACAATCTCTTTGCTTTCATTTTGTCGAATTCTGTCAAGTGTTGATGCTCGACTCTTAACAAAATGCGCACTTTGTGGAATCTCTTaatggagcatcttaatgatctttttctaaatgatcactcccactgattaaaatattcaattaatgaTATACGTACTCAGAATTGATTtaaccaactaaataatgaagatataattccccaccattagttgggcatactaaataatcaatatttgattCCAATCCAACTAAAGTGATAACGAAtgagtgttggtcccaaggggatggggtacaagtctagagggggggggtgaatagacttgtataagattttgcaaatcttttcgacctctcgtgtgtattgaacttaggatgtttaggttcgatacctcacgaggtgaagacaaagttttatgcgcagcggaaatgttatcccttttagttagcacgagtttgagttagttcgagaggtgtgtttatatgtagtgcaatcgagaggttagcgagagataaaacagtaagtaaatgcaagagagatttttaagtggttcggccaacccgcctacgtccactcttcttccagaaactccctggaaggattgcactaaaaacttccctttttagtacaatgtcgagcgcttgagctttgatcacgaagcNtggtattttcggaggaggtccagctggttcacttgctgcccttttcttgcccgttgtatttttttcccccttctttttccctttattttcccccttgttggcatcatcagcatgggagaggaggatggacataccttcgaagattgcttgaagttgggcaggcacttggttcgacaggtcatcgagtatggccttcatcacatcctgtcgaagttcactggaatattggaaggctcgcagctctgctcgtaactcagctagttcagctttcgcacttgcagcctctgctcgagcgagagcagcctcatcggcagctttctgtgctgcagtctcagcccatactgcctgttcgagtagTTCTTCATGATTGGCCTGAGACTCGGTTGTGCCAGCCACGGGTAGTGCAGCATTTTGAACAATGGCCAGTACGCGCTCAAagcgagccatcttctgagtttgattagccataaattgacgtacttcgccaaagaactcttgcgcggcctgttgatcatgatcagaagtagaaggagaagaggatcgataggtacctttcgttggaggggacttgggtgcttccagatttccacccatgacttgcagttgcgagtccacctctcgagtaAGTGTCTGAGgggccacagggacaccgggttcagagcttgaaggtagctccatgtcaggcgcttcccggtttccacctgagggatggatcacttcttgctcctcacctctcgaacctggagcctcagcttcagcaactgtggagataggatcagccggagagggttcttcggtattggacgcttcccggtttccatccaatagaagttccccctcagcgtcacttctcgaaccagtgctgggaacttggtcatctgctggtgaggttggagacgaagtgtcgacaggtgcttcccggtttccaccttcgatggtatcatcaatactcctcgaaccagcaggacttggggcaatctgctctaagtgctcattggactgcatttcagtctgctccgatgagtctggaatgataattatttcaggagcagtaggaaaacccggcagtgtgagcaacggaactacaccctctcgaactgtctgagcttcatcgttgtcaatcgagggtgtggacgcaggtggtggcaaaagtagaacggtgttgggtgccacttgaggtgcttcagaggtctcggattcacctctcgaagcttctacctgttcgtccagagcagagttactgacttgggacagtgggattgcggctgttgcgatatcatcgtgagcaaccccagaggtctctcctggacctctcgtgagttcaatgttttgtcccaaggagatggcagtggcgagcctgatatcttctcgaaattgggcatcaagttctggatcctcctcaggctcaacctcgatttcttcagctattcctttgcccttatcagatcttccattgttcagcttgaatactcttgtttcgtgggcaaggtctaggagttgatgagttgggatctctgagatacccaaccactgaagtgcaaaccgttcttctgcctccatctcagctgcttgggccatcagttgaatgaaaggactggttctccagttgatccacctgatcaccctagagaagtcatcaagaataggtgcttccacttccaactgagtagtgacctcttcttctccatcattctgtccgtcagacagaacctccgtagtagtgatctctcgaccattatccgagagatcatcttccaatctgacatctgctattacttgagcaactgatctatcaatctgagcagattcagtgggtgtcaactcaacatttagagcatgttgcactgggtccctgaccacaatgccctgatcatcagcagctaccatgtagtcctgagcttcagctgctggatcatctatctctcgaaccacctgtcgtggctcttctgtatccccctgtactggatcactgatcccagtaccttcaacctcttgaacctcctctcgaggttctaatacagattcaccagtaccctcagcagtaatatcatcatgaagattaacacacaaatctcttgacagggacctggtagggggcactctctcaacctcagtggccagtgtagcctgaggttccccctgggcttgtgccctgtcctcgaagggtacttgtataactgacggtgtcacctctcgaacctgggtgacagcaatatttttggcctttttggccctcaaagcaactctctgaatcagagcatccaaaggctcatcatcagagtccttctccttggctggggctttccttttgccccttccttttggctgtgagggagaaggtgcagccttaacacctttaactttggggactagagatttcgtcctacccatataggtatttcgatgaatctcttttccttccctcagttcaaagcccttcaggcttaagagaaattgcacaacaaagccgaaaccaacctttttactgatcgacaggttggcgttggagactgagcgtatcacttgctgttggaggaagttgaagataatatgtgcccagtccagcttgttgttgttccaaatggcatggaggattttgaggaggtctagactaacctcgtcagttccggacaccttgccgagcacaaacttcatgattaggtcggcagcgagagcaaacctctcctttaggtggtacttgcggagggcagaggatgctctgggtggtgcagtcgctagtcggattttctcccagaaggcttgcttgtccaagtcgtaatccgatagatgcttgactgcttcctccgatgacgcgaaatcaaatgccgctctgaggtcacttacggaggttgtgatgggaaaatcattaaagcggctttcgattttacccttcgtgaccttggcatttgcgaaccattctgtgaagtcgagggggtgaacggtccggtagtcgtgcgtcatgtatttcatcagtcctgctttctcaaacttcttcaggactttttccgccatttttggattaggggagttggtgatgaagccgtttctgtcaaggatactccccgccttgacttgtttgatctgagagcgaatgtgtagcaactccctctgatatgcgtcggaagatgaggttgatgtagaggattcggacgccattgatgaaggttagatgttttggagggaatgtgtactgcgtttaggatttggggattttgggtaaacggttttagcttgaatccgggtaaagaagaaggatttggcttttatatcatgtggattcgggttggatatatgggtagggttgagagcttgacccaaggaaggataccggttttctttaaagaagtgaAAGGTCATAAATACCCCtaataacggtcagcgtatatgaaaaataagggtatttttggtaatttaacagagcggttttaggttcaggatagtggggtattaaagaatagtaactatatgagcatgctcccacttatcacgaaaagatttttaaatatggaaaaccgtcagtaaccggtgcctacgtggctagcattaatatccaaagttagccgttcccttcatatattcgttgaacttatcggattcacctctcgaaggtgaattgtcttccacatgagtttaaggatcttcctcctgagtgattgatccctaaacctccttattcctccgtcttgatctggttaaggatcttccccctgagtgattgatccctaaccctccttattcctccgttcagagatatcagtttgttatctttcgaagtgacctctcgaactacccttcttcgagacataacgtatatagacaaactgatcgggtgacctctcgaactacctttcgaacacagattgcgagagaaacaagtttgattcatctaaaagatatcacttggaacatatccttaagttcatttagtgatttccagatacattacatatgaatcaatatcctattagattccttagaaacttttgtttggacttggtcagcctaatagggatctatcgttaaagcaggaactagccatctaaagtcctatttctctaataacagaactaggggtggctattcccttttcttgttcttctctccggagctgcttactgtagttgggagtgaccatcttcatcgctaatcctcttaaggtctttggattaggtatgatcacccctttgactgctgctgacctcagaaagtcccatctggtcttcctctccatttcccttggttctccatttggttgaggaaggcccttttccagaatgtgcagcagtaggagtccctcttgtgcaggactctcctcccgattccagtatcccatcgttgtggatctcctcgtatttggggatccattcaccttggatgggaataggattcttgcttggattatcaggaagctccgcaatctgttcacccttcgttgattctggatagttttctccttgaaaatctttggacttgactgccgatttctttcctctataaaagaatggaacatcatcttttcctttctttttctccatgggaagttgatgatatgaacttctgaaagaaaccctcttatttatagcccaataaggttaccactgttgagtcacgggatgcaatatgaatgaccattcaatgcttgtgtaactccaaagctgccataaagttgatgaaaccgctcctcacatgcgaaacagttcatggcactaaatacaagaagataagatttgaccattcatcccaattctatcattcccaattctaaccttagttgagagaatctattttcacataacgcttttgtgaaaatatctgctagttgctcctccgttgcaacatattccaaagttatatcctttttctcaacatggtctcggatgaagtgatacttgatatcaatgtgttttgtccttgaatgtaacactggattctgagtaatagctatagcactggtgttgtcacacataatcttaacctctttacattcaacaccataatctagtaattgttgcttcatccataaaacctgagcacagcaacttccagctgctacatattctgcctcagcggtgcttgtagctatcgaatgctgtttcttgctaaaccatgagacaagtcttccacctagaaactgacatgtccctgatgtgctctttcgatctattttacaaccggcaaagtccgcatctgaataacccataagttcgaaagatccacctctcgaataccaaagcccaacactttgcgtacctttgagatatctaaggatccttttagatgcatttaagtgactttccttaggacttgcctgaaatctagcacatacacctactgcaaaggatatatctggtctactagcagttaaatagagaagagatccgatgatacctcgataagtagtctgatcgacctctcgaccttcactgtcgacatcgatacgtagagaggttcccatgggtactttgactgaggatttcccttctatattgtattttctgagcagatccttggtgtatttctcctgattgatgaagatgccttccttaagctgtctcacttgtaatccaaggaagtagttgagttctcccatcatgctcatctcgaacttccctttcatcaacctggagaacttctcgcacaagtctggattggtgcttccaaaaatgatatcgtccacatagatttgcaccaataagatgtgatcctcatccttaattctaaacaatgttttgtccactaggcctttggtgaacccacactgaagtagaaaagaggacaatgtatcataccaagctctcggagcttgttttaaaccataaagtgccttctttaatttgtatactttgtcagctcccacgtcctttaagaaacccggaggttgttcaacgtacacctcttctt includes:
- the LOC116002185 gene encoding autophagy-related protein 8f, which translates into the protein MIKDYGINYIYLLRSSKKIQTHCSINLNLLVVPFLYLSFFPFPTVHYFQEGGMARSSFKQEHDLVKRRAEAARIREKYPDRIPVIVEKAERSDIPNIDKKKYLVPADLTVGQFVYVIRKRIKLSAEKAIFIFVDNVLPPTGAIMSAIYDEKKDEDGFLYVTYSGENTFGDHIPV